A window of the Coprobacter fastidiosus genome harbors these coding sequences:
- a CDS encoding peptide MFS transporter: MFKKHPKGLIAAALANMGERFGFYIMMAILTLFISAKFGLSETTTGYIYSAFYASIYILALVGGVIADKTKNFKGTILAGLIMMAVGYLIIAIPTPTPVPSLGLYLALTCFGLLVIAFGNGLFKGNLQALVGQMYDNPKYSSLRDSGFQIFYMFINIGGFFAPWIAIGVRNWWLKVNHFDYDASLPELCHQYLEQGSSMPAQAMDNLSTLANNVCLDGTQVTDMNVFVNSYLDVFNRGFQYAFMAAIVAMLISLVIYVVNKNRFPDPAKKENSNANTVSAVSREDIKMSATEIKQRIYALFAVFGVVIFFWLSFHQNGYSLTYFARDYVDLSVINIDLGFTQIKGAEIFQCVNPFFVVALTPLIMWFFGMLKAKGKEPSTPMKIAIGMGIAALAYVFLMVFSLTLPAKDALSSMTTAEIDAIRVTPWIMIGLYFILTVAELFISPLGLSFVSKVAPPHLQGLMQGCWLAATAVGNSLLFIGGILYTTVPIWACWLVFVGATAASMIVMLSMVKWLERVAN, translated from the coding sequence ATATTTATTCTGCGTTTTATGCTTCGATCTATATACTTGCATTAGTGGGAGGAGTGATTGCCGATAAGACAAAGAATTTTAAGGGAACGATTCTTGCCGGTTTGATTATGATGGCTGTTGGTTACCTTATTATCGCTATTCCTACCCCGACTCCCGTTCCGAGTTTAGGGCTTTATCTGGCACTTACATGTTTCGGATTATTGGTAATTGCTTTCGGGAATGGTCTGTTTAAAGGAAATTTGCAAGCATTGGTCGGTCAGATGTATGATAATCCGAAATATTCGAGTTTACGTGATTCGGGATTCCAGATTTTCTATATGTTTATCAATATCGGGGGATTTTTTGCTCCGTGGATTGCAATCGGAGTGAGAAACTGGTGGCTGAAAGTAAACCATTTTGATTATGATGCATCGTTACCCGAGCTTTGTCATCAGTATTTAGAGCAAGGAAGCAGTATGCCTGCACAGGCTATGGATAATCTGAGCACTTTAGCTAATAACGTTTGCCTGGATGGCACGCAGGTAACAGATATGAATGTATTTGTGAACAGTTATCTGGATGTGTTTAACCGGGGATTTCAGTATGCTTTTATGGCAGCAATCGTGGCTATGTTGATTTCTTTGGTTATTTATGTGGTAAATAAGAACCGTTTCCCAGATCCGGCTAAAAAAGAGAACAGCAATGCCAATACAGTTTCTGCGGTGAGCAGAGAAGATATAAAAATGAGTGCCACAGAAATAAAACAACGTATTTATGCTCTGTTTGCCGTGTTCGGTGTGGTTATATTCTTTTGGTTGTCTTTTCATCAGAATGGATATTCGTTGACGTATTTTGCCCGGGATTATGTGGACCTGAGTGTAATAAATATTGATTTAGGGTTTACTCAGATTAAGGGAGCGGAAATATTTCAATGTGTAAATCCGTTTTTTGTTGTAGCTCTTACTCCATTGATCATGTGGTTTTTCGGGATGTTGAAGGCAAAAGGGAAAGAACCTTCTACTCCGATGAAGATCGCTATCGGTATGGGTATAGCAGCATTAGCGTATGTCTTTTTGATGGTATTCTCTTTGACTTTGCCGGCAAAGGATGCTTTAAGTTCAATGACTACTGCAGAAATTGACGCAATTCGGGTGACTCCATGGATTATGATCGGTTTGTATTTTATTCTTACCGTGGCGGAGTTGTTCATTTCTCCGCTTGGATTATCTTTCGTATCGAAAGTAGCACCTCCCCATTTGCAGGGATTGATGCAGGGATGTTGGCTTGCTGCGACAGCAGTAGGTAACTCCTTGTTGTTCATCGGAGGTATTTTATATACTACTGTGCCGATTTGGGCTTGTTGGTTGGTGTTTGTCGGTGCGACTGCCGCATCGATGATTGTGATGCTTTCTATGGTGAAGTGGTTGGAACGTGTAGCTAATTAA
- a CDS encoding acyltransferase family protein has protein sequence MRTSGKLWIGKSAGEVIQGENSFDIIRYFLSFAVLVGHFRVITGIPYYFPMSSVDAVHGFFILSGFLVFYSYMRNPDIRHYIERRTRRILPPYVFIVTLCWMGGVLVSTLPVGEYLFSAQLWKYIVANYSFLNFIEPALPGCFQGEAVNGSLWTMKVEILLYITVPIVYYLMKRFRSFPVFIVIFIFSTLYNELFYYLNEKTGNEIFGILKRQVGGQLLYFYSGTLVLLCFDYFRRYIKFLFPVAVLVCYFRYDVPLLIYVEPLAFAVVLIGCAYYIKWFVFMRKFGNVAYGIYLFHFPVIQLSVWLGINEKSHILCFAFCVAGTLLLSILSWLLLEKPILSNRMFSSK, from the coding sequence ATGAGAACTTCCGGAAAGTTATGGATAGGGAAATCGGCGGGAGAGGTAATACAAGGGGAAAACAGTTTTGATATTATCCGGTATTTTTTGTCTTTTGCCGTACTAGTCGGTCATTTTAGGGTGATTACCGGAATTCCGTATTATTTCCCGATGAGTTCTGTGGATGCGGTACATGGATTTTTTATTTTAAGCGGTTTTCTCGTTTTTTATAGTTATATGCGTAATCCCGATATCCGTCATTATATAGAGAGACGGACTCGTCGGATATTGCCTCCCTATGTTTTTATTGTGACTTTGTGCTGGATGGGGGGAGTATTGGTCTCTACTCTTCCTGTGGGAGAATATTTGTTCTCGGCTCAGTTATGGAAATATATTGTGGCAAATTATTCTTTTCTTAATTTTATTGAGCCTGCTTTGCCCGGCTGTTTTCAGGGTGAAGCCGTAAACGGTTCTCTATGGACGATGAAGGTGGAAATTCTGTTATATATAACAGTGCCGATAGTATATTATTTGATGAAAAGGTTTCGGTCTTTTCCTGTTTTTATTGTCATATTTATATTTTCTACACTATATAATGAATTATTTTATTATTTGAATGAGAAAACGGGGAATGAAATATTCGGAATTTTGAAAAGACAGGTAGGCGGGCAACTCCTTTATTTTTATTCCGGAACATTGGTTTTGCTGTGTTTTGATTATTTCCGTAGATATATTAAGTTTTTATTTCCGGTCGCGGTATTGGTGTGCTATTTTAGATATGATGTGCCTTTATTAATATATGTCGAGCCATTAGCTTTTGCTGTGGTGCTTATCGGGTGTGCGTATTATATAAAATGGTTTGTTTTTATGCGTAAATTCGGAAATGTAGCATACGGAATCTATTTGTTTCATTTTCCGGTTATCCAGCTCTCTGTTTGGTTGGGTATTAATGAAAAAAGTCATATTCTTTGTTTTGCTTTTTGTGTTGCGGGAACATTGTTGCTGTCTATTTTATCGTGGCTTTTGCTGGAAAAACCGATTCTTTCCAATAGAATGTTTTCTTCTAAATAG
- a CDS encoding ribonuclease HII codes for MLLQYKNKNVVEAGCDEAGRGCLAGAVYAAAVILPSDFTCETLNDSKKLTEKQRYELRPLIEKEAIAWAVGCVSPEEIDKINILNASFLAMHRAIEQLSVRPEYLLIDGNRFKPYQNIPHSCEIKGDGRFLSIAAASVLAKTYRDDYMNVLHEQYPQYNWDKNKGYPTKAHRTAIREFGTTPYHRMTFQLLERQLELF; via the coding sequence ATGCTACTACAATACAAAAATAAAAATGTTGTCGAAGCCGGATGCGATGAAGCCGGCCGCGGTTGTCTGGCCGGTGCCGTATATGCAGCAGCGGTCATTTTACCATCCGATTTCACATGTGAGACATTAAACGACTCAAAGAAACTGACCGAAAAACAACGATATGAACTCCGACCTTTAATAGAAAAAGAAGCTATCGCTTGGGCTGTAGGCTGCGTATCACCGGAAGAAATTGACAAAATAAATATTCTGAACGCATCTTTCCTTGCAATGCATCGTGCCATCGAACAATTATCAGTACGCCCCGAGTATCTTCTAATCGACGGCAACCGATTCAAACCGTACCAAAATATTCCGCATAGTTGTGAAATAAAAGGAGACGGACGTTTTCTATCAATCGCAGCAGCATCCGTGTTAGCAAAAACATATCGAGACGATTATATGAATGTCCTTCATGAGCAATATCCACAATATAACTGGGATAAAAACAAAGGTTATCCCACTAAGGCTCATCGAACCGCAATCCGAGAATTCGGAACTACACCTTATCACCGAATGACCTTCCAGCTTCTCGAGCGGCAACTCGAACTGTTCTGA
- a CDS encoding HpaII family restriction endonuclease, producing MQLIGNQTEWAKAYALLHIINEGNIYFYKDNFQNEYSFYPVSKLIRNDECGKITYQLTPTEVLVRRGEETQRMPRIKCKNAATEILSTLQETKENDYSVPSCDPILETLHYTWFQSTADDKSDFSVIYFDPEKEIAQRQEITVCIKSKWNILPANRANNLKYDIQNVKFSNPESNRINRIDGAQEVQQRLTEIYRLGGKLKYTTTENKFFLENLCMIDLHFPKLLAEITRLFYTTGLSAIPEIITEIKNTNPYKIKEELIYKNNFYEYKVQQFLYALATGLRSTKRYRGYGHTRTFAIIDTCGEIELLDSTKRAEFDKYLYQNAKLSMGDSKTHKFGFVEKENGQWFIKLNIEIII from the coding sequence ATGCAGCTTATAGGAAACCAAACAGAATGGGCTAAAGCGTATGCCTTACTACATATAATCAATGAAGGAAATATTTATTTTTACAAAGATAATTTTCAAAACGAATACTCTTTCTATCCGGTTTCAAAACTTATAAGAAACGACGAATGCGGAAAAATAACATATCAACTGACACCGACTGAAGTCTTAGTCAGACGGGGTGAAGAGACTCAAAGAATGCCTCGTATAAAATGTAAAAATGCTGCTACAGAAATTCTTTCAACCTTACAAGAGACAAAAGAAAACGATTATTCTGTTCCAAGTTGTGATCCCATTCTCGAAACTCTCCATTATACATGGTTTCAAAGCACAGCAGATGACAAAAGCGATTTTTCTGTCATTTATTTCGATCCGGAAAAAGAGATCGCTCAACGCCAAGAAATTACTGTTTGTATAAAATCTAAATGGAACATATTGCCTGCCAACCGGGCAAACAATCTGAAATACGACATCCAGAATGTTAAATTCTCCAACCCTGAAAGCAATCGTATCAACAGAATTGACGGAGCTCAAGAAGTACAGCAACGGCTTACAGAGATTTATAGACTGGGAGGGAAGTTAAAATATACAACAACTGAAAATAAATTCTTTTTAGAAAATTTATGCATGATAGACCTGCATTTCCCTAAATTACTTGCAGAAATAACACGGTTATTTTACACAACCGGATTGTCCGCAATCCCTGAAATAATAACCGAAATAAAAAATACTAACCCTTATAAAATAAAAGAGGAGTTAATTTACAAAAACAATTTTTACGAATACAAAGTACAACAATTTTTATATGCTTTAGCCACAGGCTTACGATCGACAAAACGCTATCGAGGATACGGGCACACTCGGACATTTGCCATAATCGACACATGCGGAGAAATAGAACTACTCGACTCAACAAAACGAGCTGAATTTGACAAATATCTTTACCAAAACGCAAAACTATCTATGGGAGATAGCAAAACACATAAATTCGGATTTGTCGAAAAAGAAAATGGACAATGGTTTATCAAACTCAATATCGAAATAATAATATAA
- the rpsL gene encoding 30S ribosomal protein S12 — MPTIQQLVRKGRVVLEDKSKSPALDSCPQRRGVCVRVYTTTPKKPNSAMRKVARVRLTNGKEVNSYIPGEGHNLQEHSIVLVRGGRVKDLPGVRYHIVRGTLDTAGVGGRTQRRSKYGAKRPKPGAPAAKGKK, encoded by the coding sequence ATGCCTACAATTCAGCAATTAGTAAGAAAAGGACGGGTTGTTTTGGAAGACAAAAGTAAATCTCCTGCATTGGATTCATGTCCTCAAAGACGTGGGGTTTGTGTCAGGGTTTATACTACGACTCCCAAGAAGCCTAACTCTGCAATGCGTAAAGTAGCAAGGGTGCGTTTGACAAATGGTAAAGAGGTTAACTCTTATATTCCGGGAGAAGGACACAATTTGCAAGAACACTCTATCGTATTGGTGCGGGGTGGTCGTGTGAAAGACCTTCCGGGTGTGCGTTATCACATTGTTCGCGGTACTTTGGATACTGCAGGTGTTGGTGGCCGTACGCAACGCCGCTCAAAATACGGTGCTAAGAGACCGAAACCGGGTGCTCCTGCAGCAAAAGGTAAAAAGTAA
- the rpsG gene encoding 30S ribosomal protein S7, producing MRKAKPKKRVVLPDPVFSDVKVTKFVNHLMYDGKKNVAYTIFYTALENVKTKLSDDEKSALEIWKKALENITPQVEVKSRRVGGATFQVPTEIRPDRKESISMKNLIQYARKRGGKTMADKLAAEIVDAYNEQGGAFKRKEDMHKMAEANRAFAHFRF from the coding sequence ATGAGAAAAGCAAAACCAAAGAAACGGGTCGTTCTTCCTGATCCGGTCTTCAGTGATGTTAAGGTTACGAAGTTCGTTAACCATTTAATGTATGATGGCAAGAAAAATGTTGCCTATACGATTTTCTATACTGCTTTGGAAAATGTAAAGACGAAATTGTCTGATGACGAAAAATCGGCTCTTGAAATTTGGAAAAAAGCATTGGAAAATATTACTCCTCAAGTAGAGGTGAAATCTCGCCGTGTGGGTGGTGCTACATTTCAAGTTCCTACGGAAATCCGCCCCGATCGTAAAGAATCTATTTCAATGAAAAATTTAATACAGTATGCCCGTAAAAGAGGCGGTAAGACGATGGCAGACAAGTTGGCTGCAGAAATCGTTGACGCTTATAATGAACAGGGCGGAGCTTTCAAACGGAAAGAAGATATGCACAAAATGGCCGAGGCTAACCGTGCATTTGCTCACTTTAGATTTTAA
- the fusA gene encoding elongation factor G, with amino-acid sequence MAKADELLKYTRNIGIMAHIDAGKTTTSERILFYTGLTHKIGEVHDGAATMDWMEQEQERGITITSAATTTWWNYAGDKFKINLIDTPGHVDFTAEVERSLRILDGAVAAFCAVGGVEPQSETVWRQADKYNVPRIGYVNKMDRSGANFFEVVRQLKDVLGANPCPIVIPIGAEETFKGLIDLITMKAIYWHDETMGADFSIEEIPASLKEEAEEWREKMLEKAAECDDALMEKFFDDPTTITEDEIRAAIRKGTLAMQIVPMLCGSSFKNKGVQTLLNAVCAYLPSPVDTPAIIGHDPNDPDKEISRKPSSEEPMAALAFKIAVDPYVGRLCFFRVYSGEIPAGSYVLNTRSGKKERVSRLFQMHSNKQNPKDVIGCGDIGAGVGFKDIRTGDTLCAEDAPIVLESMDFPDPVIGIAVEPKTQKDMDKLSLGLQKLAEEDPTFTVKSDEETGQTVISGMGELHLDIIIDRLKREFKVECNQGRPQVSYKEAITQPVELREVYKKQTGGRGKFADIIVRVEPADPDFEGSLQFVDEVKGGNIPKEFIPSIQKGFTTAMRNGVLAGYPLDQLKVTVIDGSFHPVDSDQLSFEVCAIQAFKKACEKAKPVLLEPIMKIEVVTPEESMGDVISDLNKRRGQVEGMESSRSGARIVKAKAPLAEMFGYVTSLRTITSGRATSTMTFSHYAEVSTAIAKQVLTEAQGRVDLL; translated from the coding sequence ATGGCAAAAGCTGATGAATTATTGAAATATACCAGAAATATTGGTATTATGGCACATATCGATGCCGGAAAGACTACGACTTCTGAACGTATTCTTTTCTATACCGGATTGACTCATAAAATCGGTGAGGTACATGACGGGGCAGCGACAATGGACTGGATGGAGCAGGAGCAGGAACGAGGTATTACGATTACCTCTGCTGCGACTACTACATGGTGGAATTATGCTGGAGATAAATTTAAGATAAACCTGATCGATACTCCGGGGCACGTGGATTTTACTGCAGAGGTAGAACGTTCGCTTCGTATATTGGATGGAGCTGTTGCTGCATTTTGTGCTGTAGGTGGTGTTGAGCCTCAGTCCGAAACAGTATGGCGTCAGGCTGATAAATATAATGTTCCGCGTATCGGTTATGTGAATAAAATGGACCGCTCAGGGGCAAACTTCTTTGAAGTAGTGCGTCAATTGAAAGATGTGCTCGGTGCAAACCCTTGCCCGATTGTTATTCCTATTGGAGCGGAAGAAACATTCAAGGGATTGATCGACCTGATCACTATGAAGGCTATTTATTGGCATGATGAGACGATGGGGGCGGATTTCAGCATTGAAGAAATTCCGGCAAGTTTAAAAGAAGAGGCTGAAGAATGGCGTGAAAAGATGCTTGAGAAGGCTGCGGAATGTGATGATGCATTGATGGAAAAATTCTTTGATGATCCTACTACGATTACGGAAGACGAAATACGTGCTGCTATCCGTAAAGGTACTTTGGCAATGCAAATCGTTCCGATGCTTTGTGGGTCTTCTTTCAAGAATAAAGGAGTTCAAACTTTGTTGAATGCCGTTTGTGCTTATTTGCCGAGTCCTGTAGATACGCCGGCTATCATTGGTCATGATCCTAATGATCCGGATAAAGAAATTTCAAGAAAACCGTCTTCAGAAGAACCGATGGCTGCTTTGGCGTTCAAAATAGCTGTCGATCCGTATGTGGGACGTCTTTGTTTCTTCCGTGTTTATTCTGGAGAAATCCCGGCCGGATCGTATGTGTTGAATACTCGTTCGGGTAAAAAAGAACGTGTATCTCGTTTGTTCCAGATGCATTCTAATAAACAAAATCCTAAGGACGTTATCGGTTGTGGTGATATCGGCGCCGGCGTTGGTTTTAAAGATATCCGTACCGGTGATACTCTATGTGCAGAAGATGCTCCGATTGTTCTTGAATCTATGGATTTCCCTGATCCGGTTATCGGTATTGCTGTTGAGCCTAAGACTCAAAAGGATATGGATAAACTTAGTCTCGGTTTGCAGAAATTGGCAGAAGAGGATCCAACCTTTACTGTTAAGTCTGATGAGGAAACAGGCCAGACGGTTATTAGTGGTATGGGTGAACTTCATCTTGATATTATCATTGATCGTCTGAAACGTGAATTCAAAGTTGAGTGTAATCAAGGTCGTCCTCAGGTATCCTATAAAGAAGCTATTACTCAACCGGTTGAGCTTCGCGAAGTTTATAAAAAGCAAACGGGTGGACGTGGTAAATTTGCTGATATTATCGTTCGTGTTGAACCTGCAGATCCTGATTTTGAAGGAAGTTTGCAGTTTGTCGATGAAGTGAAAGGTGGTAATATCCCCAAAGAATTCATCCCTTCTATCCAGAAAGGTTTTACTACGGCAATGAGAAATGGTGTATTGGCCGGATATCCGCTGGATCAGTTGAAGGTTACTGTAATCGACGGATCTTTCCATCCTGTCGATTCTGACCAGTTATCATTCGAGGTTTGTGCTATTCAAGCGTTTAAAAAAGCGTGTGAAAAAGCAAAACCCGTGTTGCTCGAGCCGATTATGAAGATCGAAGTTGTGACTCCGGAAGAAAGCATGGGTGATGTGATCTCTGACTTGAACAAGCGTCGTGGTCAGGTAGAGGGAATGGAATCAAGCCGTTCAGGTGCTCGTATCGTGAAAGCGAAAGCTCCTTTGGCAGAAATGTTCGGATATGTGACTTCTTTACGTACGATTACCTCAGGACGTGCAACATCTACTATGACGTTCTCTCATTATGCAGAGGTCAGCACAGCAATTGCAAAACAAGTATTGACTGAAGCTCAAGGACGCGTAGATTTATTATAA
- the rpsJ gene encoding 30S ribosomal protein S10 encodes MSQKIRIKLKSYDHNLVDKSAEKIVKTVKASGAVVSGPIPLPTHKRIFTVNRSTFVNKKSREQFELSSYKRLIDIYSSTAKTVDALMKLELPSGVEVEIKV; translated from the coding sequence ATGAGTCAAAAAATTAGAATTAAATTGAAATCTTATGATCATAACTTGGTCGATAAATCGGCTGAGAAGATCGTAAAGACTGTGAAAGCAAGCGGGGCCGTTGTAAGCGGGCCTATACCTTTGCCTACACACAAACGTATTTTCACTGTAAACCGTTCGACTTTTGTCAATAAAAAGTCGAGAGAGCAGTTTGAATTGTCTTCTTACAAAAGACTGATCGATATTTACAGTTCTACTGCAAAGACTGTAGATGCATTGATGAAATTGGAATTGCCGAGCGGTGTAGAAGTAGAAATTAAAGTGTAA
- the rplC gene encoding 50S ribosomal protein L3, producing MPGLLGKKIGMTSVFSADGKNVPCTVIEVGPCVVTQIKTVEVDGYEAVQVGFEDKKEKHTNKPEMGHFKKAGVTPKRHLAEFKGFETEYKLGDVISIDLFAEDDFVDVVGTSKGKGYQGVVKRHGFGGVGQTTHGQHNRLRAPGSIGACSYPARVFKGTRMAGQTGNERVTVQNLQVLKVIPEHNLLMIKGSVPGCKGSIVIIEK from the coding sequence ATGCCAGGATTATTAGGAAAAAAAATCGGAATGACATCCGTTTTCAGTGCTGATGGAAAAAATGTTCCATGCACTGTTATCGAAGTGGGTCCTTGTGTAGTTACTCAGATTAAAACTGTTGAAGTTGACGGTTATGAAGCTGTTCAGGTAGGTTTTGAAGATAAGAAAGAAAAACATACCAATAAACCAGAAATGGGACACTTCAAAAAGGCCGGAGTAACCCCCAAGAGACACTTGGCCGAGTTCAAGGGTTTTGAGACAGAGTACAAATTGGGAGATGTTATTTCTATCGATTTGTTCGCAGAAGATGATTTTGTCGATGTAGTCGGAACTTCGAAAGGAAAAGGTTACCAAGGTGTTGTAAAACGTCATGGTTTTGGAGGTGTTGGCCAAACAACTCATGGTCAGCATAACCGTTTGCGTGCTCCGGGTTCTATCGGTGCATGTTCTTATCCTGCCCGTGTGTTCAAAGGAACTCGTATGGCTGGTCAAACAGGTAATGAGAGAGTAACTGTACAAAACCTGCAAGTGTTAAAGGTAATACCAGAACATAATCTTTTGATGATCAAGGGTTCTGTACCGGGATGTAAAGGTTCAATCGTAATAATAGAAAAGTAA
- the rplD gene encoding 50S ribosomal protein L4 — MELSVYNIKGEDTGKKVTLNDAVFGIDVNEHAIYLDVKQFMANKRQGTHKSKERSEISGSTRKLKKQKGTGGARSGDINSPVMVGGARVFGPKPRDYSFKLNKKVKALARKSALSLKAQDNAIVVVEDFSFEAPKTKEFVSVAKNLQLADKKLLLVLADQNKNVYLSARNVVKAKVVTVSELNTYKVLDCASLVLTESSVAAINNF, encoded by the coding sequence ATGGAACTGAGCGTATATAACATAAAAGGTGAAGATACAGGAAAAAAGGTTACGTTGAACGATGCTGTCTTCGGCATTGACGTTAACGAACATGCCATATACCTGGATGTGAAGCAGTTCATGGCTAATAAACGTCAGGGAACTCATAAATCTAAAGAGAGAAGCGAAATCTCGGGAAGTACCCGTAAATTGAAAAAACAAAAAGGTACTGGTGGTGCTCGTTCTGGAGATATCAATTCTCCGGTAATGGTAGGTGGTGCCCGTGTTTTCGGTCCGAAACCGAGAGATTATAGTTTCAAATTGAATAAAAAAGTGAAGGCTTTGGCTCGTAAATCGGCTTTGTCGTTGAAAGCTCAAGACAATGCTATTGTCGTGGTAGAAGACTTCTCTTTCGAAGCTCCTAAAACAAAAGAATTTGTTAGCGTTGCTAAAAACTTGCAACTTGCTGATAAAAAGTTGCTTTTAGTTTTAGCAGACCAAAATAAAAACGTATATTTGTCAGCTCGTAATGTCGTGAAGGCAAAAGTTGTAACAGTTTCTGAACTAAACACTTACAAAGTACTTGATTGTGCAAGTCTTGTTTTGACCGAAAGTTCAGTTGCTGCTATTAATAATTTTTAA
- the rplW gene encoding 50S ribosomal protein L23 — translation MAIIIKPIVTEKMTAMADKLNRYGFAVCPDANKQQIKKAVEEMYNVTVVDVNTMNHKGKKKSRYTKAGLIVGRTASYKKALVTLKEGESIDFYSNI, via the coding sequence ATGGCAATTATTATTAAACCGATTGTTACAGAAAAGATGACTGCTATGGCTGATAAGTTGAATCGCTATGGCTTTGCAGTTTGTCCGGATGCCAATAAACAGCAAATTAAAAAAGCTGTTGAGGAAATGTATAATGTAACAGTTGTGGATGTAAATACAATGAACCACAAAGGCAAGAAGAAAAGCCGTTACACAAAAGCTGGTTTGATCGTAGGTAGAACTGCGTCATACAAAAAGGCCTTGGTTACATTGAAAGAAGGTGAATCGATTGATTTTTATAGCAATATTTAA
- the rplB gene encoding 50S ribosomal protein L2, which produces MAVRKLKPTTPGQRHKIIGAFDKITASAPEKSLVVGFRKSGGRNNEGHLTMRYIGGGHKRKYRIIDFKRNKDGVPATVKSIEYDPNRSSRIALLYYVDGEKRYIIAPNGLEVGATVMSGDTAAPEVGNALPLQNIPIGTVIHNIELRPGQGAALVRSAGVFAQLTSREGKYAIIKLPSGETRKILSTCKATIGSVGNSDHALERSGKAGRSRWLGRRPRNRGVSMNPVDHPMGGGEGRSSGGHPRSRKGLYAKGLKTRAPKKHSSKYIIERRKK; this is translated from the coding sequence ATGGCAGTACGTAAATTAAAGCCCACAACACCGGGGCAGAGACACAAAATTATTGGTGCATTTGATAAAATCACTGCTAGTGCGCCAGAAAAGTCTCTTGTAGTTGGTTTCAGAAAATCGGGTGGACGTAACAACGAAGGTCATCTTACGATGCGTTATATCGGTGGCGGACACAAACGGAAGTACAGAATTATCGATTTCAAGAGAAATAAAGACGGTGTACCGGCAACTGTAAAAAGTATTGAATACGATCCGAACCGTTCGTCTCGTATCGCATTGCTTTATTATGTTGACGGTGAAAAACGCTACATTATTGCACCTAATGGTCTTGAAGTAGGCGCGACGGTTATGTCAGGTGATACTGCAGCTCCCGAGGTAGGAAATGCTTTGCCTTTGCAAAATATTCCTATCGGTACTGTAATTCACAACATCGAACTTCGTCCGGGTCAAGGAGCTGCATTGGTTCGTTCGGCCGGCGTTTTCGCTCAGTTGACTTCGCGAGAAGGAAAGTATGCAATTATCAAATTACCTTCTGGAGAGACGAGAAAGATCCTCTCTACATGTAAGGCTACGATTGGTAGTGTAGGTAACTCAGACCATGCATTGGAAAGATCAGGTAAAGCCGGTCGTTCTCGCTGGTTGGGTCGTCGTCCTCGTAACCGAGGTGTTTCTATGAACCCTGTCGATCACCCGATGGGTGGTGGTGAAGGTCGTTCATCAGGAGGACATCCGAGATCACGTAAAGGCTTATATGCAAAGGGCCTGAAGACGAGAGCTCCGAAGAAGCACTCTTCAAAGTATATTATTGAAAGAAGGAAAAAGTAA
- the rpsS gene encoding 30S ribosomal protein S19 produces MSRSLKKGPYISVKLEKKVSAMEESGKKSVIKTWSRASMISPDFVGHTFAVHNGNKFIPVYVTENMVGHKLGEFAPTRNFRGHGGNKKK; encoded by the coding sequence ATGAGTCGTTCGTTGAAAAAAGGCCCATATATCAGTGTGAAACTGGAAAAGAAAGTTTCGGCTATGGAAGAATCCGGCAAAAAGTCTGTTATCAAGACTTGGTCGAGAGCTTCTATGATTTCTCCGGATTTTGTAGGACATACTTTCGCAGTTCACAATGGTAATAAATTTATTCCCGTGTATGTTACTGAAAACATGGTAGGACACAAGTTAGGTGAATTTGCACCTACTCGTAATTTCCGTGGTCATGGCGGTAACAAAAAGAAATAA
- the rplV gene encoding 50S ribosomal protein L22, with the protein MGARKKISADKRKEALKTKYFAKLNNVPTSPRKMRLVADMVRGMEVFKALGVLKFSSKEASARLEKLLRSAIANWEQKNERKAESGELYISEIYVDSAAMLKRLRPAPQGRGYRIRKRSNHVTLFVDTMSKNDNQI; encoded by the coding sequence ATGGGTGCAAGAAAAAAAATATCAGCCGATAAAAGAAAAGAAGCCCTGAAAACAAAGTACTTTGCTAAATTGAACAATGTACCTACTTCGCCCCGTAAAATGCGTTTGGTTGCAGATATGGTGAGAGGCATGGAGGTATTTAAGGCTTTAGGAGTACTGAAGTTTTCTTCTAAAGAAGCTTCTGCAAGACTGGAAAAATTATTGCGTTCTGCTATTGCTAACTGGGAGCAGAAGAATGAACGCAAAGCTGAAAGCGGAGAGCTTTACATTTCAGAAATCTACGTGGATTCTGCTGCAATGCTGAAAAGACTTCGTCCTGCTCCTCAAGGTAGAGGATATAGAATTCGTAAGCGTTCGAACCACGTAACTTTGTTTGTTGACACAATGAGTAAAAACGATAACCAAATTTAA